The following coding sequences lie in one Zingiber officinale cultivar Zhangliang chromosome 2B, Zo_v1.1, whole genome shotgun sequence genomic window:
- the LOC122048719 gene encoding uncharacterized protein LOC122048719, translating into MVRDAVPEDYWGVADTHCSCFFPNCRFPINLLLRINRCVRLLSGFPVPLGSMWTCLVAVTGSPVNNSSFIQRDDLEPEDIDSIKKGCVAGILTVDTMADFLPRKGPLLQRRTRIAYISNVAVRKAHRRKGIAKMLMVNAEARAWIWGCRSVALHCDVNNLAAMRLYKEQGYKCIQVPANAKWPKPRSKPGTQFNFMMKIINPNATP; encoded by the exons ATGGTTCGAGATGCGGTGCCAGAGGATTATTGGGGAGTGGCAGATACTCATTGTAGTTGTTTCTTTCCAAATTGTAGGTTCCCCATCAATCTTCTTCTCAGGATCAACCGCTGTGTAAGGTTGCTTTCTGGGTTCCCAGTTCCTCTAGGCAGTATGTGGACGTGTCTTGTTGCTGTTACTGGTAGTCCAGTGAACAATAGCTCATTTATTCAGAGGGATGATCTTGAACCAGAAGACATTGACAGCATTAAGAAAGGATGTGTAGCTGGAATTCTTACAGTTGATACAATGGCTGACTTCCTTCCTAGGAAAGGTCCACTTCTACAAAGAAG AACAAGAATAGCATACATATCAAATGTTGCGGTTAGGAAGGCGCACAGACGAAAGGGGATTGCCAAGATGCTCATGGTCAATGCAGAGGCCCGAGCCTGGATTTGGGGATGTCGTTCTGTGGCATTGCATTGTGACGTAAACAACTTAGCTGCTATGAGATTATACAAGGAGCAGGGCTACAAGTGCATACAGGTGCCAGCAAATGCAAAATGGCCCAAACCAAGGAGCAAACCAGGTACCCAGTTTAACTTTATGATgaaaattataaaccctaatgCAACCCCTTGA